TTCTAATGATTTTCTTAATGTATCAAGGAAATCGCTATTTGAGATGTAGCCTTTTTCGTATTGGCTTTTTGATATCTTAATTGATTTTTCAGCAAGTTCTACTGTTTTCTGAGCAGATTCATAGGCTCTAATTGCAGCTCTAAACTCTCTTTTTGCAGAACTTATTTCTTCCTCACTTTTTTTTCTTAAAAACTCAAGAATATATTCAACTGCCTTTTTTTCAGAATCTTTTTTTCTTATTTCGTCCATTTTTTTTCCAAAGTCAAATAGGTCTAAGGATAAACCGATGTAATATTGAAAATAGGAGCCCCATTCATCTTTAAAAAATCCATAGGGTTTTCCATAAACATAATTTATACTTCCAAAAACTTTTGGTAGGAAATTTGAATAAGCTGATTTTTTACTATATTCTAAATATTCCACGTTTTTGCTTAGCATCTCTAAATCAATTCTTTTTATACTTTTTTCGCTAAGCATCGTGTCAACCTCCAGGGAATCCACTAAAACAACTTCTTCTTCATGACTGATATTACAAAAAGTTTTTATAAGAGAAAGGACTTTATTATAGTTTTTTTCAAAGTCAGAGAGGGTGGTCTCTAAATTCTTTTTTTCAACTTCGCTTCTTAATACATCAAGTTCCACGGTAAAGCCAGCTTCATATCTTTTTTTTGCAATTTTAACATGTTCATCAAGTATTCCAATAATTTCTTTATATTTTTCAATGGCAGCTTTTAAAAATAAACCTTGATTATATAAGATTCTTACTGTAAACTCAATTTCTTTTTCTTTTAACTCTTTTTCTTTAGTCTTAGAATCCCTGAGAGTATTAACCATTTTCAAAAGGTAAAATCTCTGCAAACTAGAAAATAAGAGCCACTCTAAAGAGATATTTAAAATTCTTCTTTCTGGTCTTCCAAATTCAACTTCAACTGGTTTAAAAATGGGCTCAAAAGTAACAGGATCGATGCCAACTAAAACATACTGTGTAATTTTATCAACAAAGGTGGAATAGGAGTATGTAAAGTTAGATTTTATCTCTGGTAAAAAAGACTTAATAACTTGGTTTCTACTGAAATTTAGAGCCCTTACTTCCTCAATTTTAGATTTTATAATTGGATTTGATAGAGAAAGTTCAACTGCCTTTTCCTCGCTAAGATGTATTACTGAAATTAAGAGGAGTTCTATCATTTTTACCTCCTTGATTTATTTTAAAAAGTTCAAGATAAAATTTTGGAGCAAAATTCTTCAACTGGGCAAATTTCACAGCGGGGTTTTATGGACTTACATATCCCTTGGCCAAAGGCAACTAAAGCTTTATTTATTCTTTTCCAATACTTCTTTTTAAATAGAGCTTTAAGTTCTTTCTCCGTTTCTTCAGGTTTTTTTGTTTTTACCCATCCAAGTCTATTAGATATCCTATGAACATGTGTATCAACACATATTTCATCCCTTTTAAAAACTTCCTGAAGGACAAGATTAGCTACTTTTCTTCCCACTCCTGGTAACTTAACAAGCTCATCAAATTTATCCGGTATTTTACCCGAGTGTTCGTTCAGAATGACCTCAGCTAACTTTTTCAGTGATTTTGCCTTGTTTCTATAAAAACCAACAGGATATATAATTTTTTCTAATTCATCTAATTTAATTTCTCTTAAATCGTTAAAATTTTTTATCCTTTTTAAAAAATTTTCTAAGACCCTTGCTGTTACTTCATCTTTAGTTCTTGCAGATAATATTGCGGAGATTAAAATTGAAAATTCTGAATTGCCTTTGATTTTTTTAAGAGAATTTATAGGAACCTCTAAGTTCTTTGAATGTTCTTCAATTTTTTCAAAGACAAGTTCTGGCAATGACTTTTTCATATAGAAATACCCTCAAGTTCTAGTAATCTCTTTTTCCATTGGGTGCCGTGTGAGAATCCAGAAATACCATTCTTTCCAACTACTCTATGACAGGGAATTACTATAGGAAAGGGATTTTTATTTAAGCACCTTCCCACTGCCCTTTTAAAGTTTTCACCCCCAATCCTTTTGGCAAGTTCAGAATAGGTAATCTTAGTTCCCCATTTTACTTTTAATAACTCCTCAAACACCCTTTTTTGGAAATCACTTAATATCCTATAATCAATCAATTTTTTAGAATTTTCAAAATCTTCACTTTTTCCTGAAAGATAATTTTCAAATTCTTTAATAATTTTAAAAAACTTTTTGCTTATTTTGCCCTCAACTTCAAATTTACTGAAACTTTGTAAACTTGAAAGTTCAATTTTTTTTATTTTTTTGTTTTCAAATTTTATTAAAATTTTTCCTATTTTAGATTTTAAGCTAACTGTGAAGTCTTTCATAAATAATTTCAGCAAGTTTTTTTCCAATACCCTTTACTTTAGAAATTTCATCAACACTTGCGCCCTTTAATCTTTCAATTGATCCAAAGTATTTAAGAATTTCGATCTTTTTTTTCTCACCTATTCCTGGAATTCCGTCAAGTTCAGAAATTCTAATTTTTTTTACCATTTTATCTCTGTGATAAGTTAGCGCAAATCTATGAGCTTCATTTCTTATACTTCTTAAAAGTTTAATTGCATCAGATTTTTTGGGAATCATGACTAATTTATTATCGGGAAAATAAAGTTGATCAAAGGTTTTAGCGAAGGCGCAAACTTTAACGTCAGTTATATTAAGCTCATTTAATGCTTTCAGGGCGGCAGAAAGTTGTGCCTTTCCTCCATCAACTATAAAAAGATCCGGAAACTTTTCATTCTCCTCTTTTAACCTCTTAAATCTTCTCTTAACAACTTCATAAACCATATGTGGATCTGACTTTATATCCTCTGTCTTTATTTTAAACTTTCTATAAAGCTTTTTTTCTTTTTTACCATTTTTAAATACAACGATAGCAGCAACCCTTTCATCACCAAATGAATGCGATACATCTAAACATTCAATATGTAACGGATAAAAAGTTAAATTTAAATTTTCTTTAAGTTCAACAACTGATTTTGATATGATTGTTTTACCCTTTTTCTCACTGTAGTATTCTTCTAATTTATACTCAGCATTCTCCTTTGCCATCTTAATAAGTTTTTCCTCTTTTTCATCTTTTGGCTCCCTAAAGCTTATATTAATATTTCTTTTAATCTTAAGAGCTCCCTCTATTTCATAGTAATCTTCTCTTAATTTTTCAACTATAACCTCCTCAGATCCAATAATTCCAGAGAGGTAATATTGAGAGATGAAAGAAAAAAGTATATCCTTTTCATCAGAAGAGATAGGATTGTCAAGGATAAAGCTTTCCATGTCAATTAATTTTCCATTTCTTACGCGTAATATACAGACTGAGGCGTATGGATAGTATGAGCAAGCTGCAAGGACATCTATAGATTTTCTTTCGTCTAGTACAGCACTTTGACTTCTTGATATTTCTCTTATCGAATATAAAATATCTTTCAATCTTGCAGCTTTTTCAAACTCTAAATTTTCTTTAAGCTTTTCGATTTCGTCTAAAAGATAATCTTCTACACTTTTTGTATTTCCGGTAAAGAAAAAAACTAATTTTTTTACGATTTCCCTATATTCTTCAGGGTTTACAAGACCACTAACGCAGGGACCTAAACATCTTTTTAAGTCATAATCAAGGCAGGGGTTTATTTTTCTTTTTGATGGTAGGGTGTATTTGCACGTTCTAATTGGGAAGATCTTTAGGGCAACTCTTAACGCCTTTCTTAGAGATTTAGCTGAGTGAAAGGGTCCTATAAGAAGTGAACCATCATCTCTAAGATCTCGTGTTGTAAAAATTCTTGGAAAAATTTCATTTACAGTTATTTTAATATAGGGATATTTTTTATCATCTCTTAATCTTATATTAAATTTAGGTTTTTTACTTTTTATCAGGTTATTTTCTAAAAGGAGAGCTTCAGGTTCGGAGGCGGTTGTTATAAATTGGAACGTGTGTATCTTATTTAGCATAAGTCTTAATCTTGGGTTTTCATATTCCATAGTCATGTGGGTTTTTATTCTTTCTCTTAAATTTCTCGCTTTACCTACGTATAGTAAATTCCCCTTTTTATCGAAAAAAAGGTAGACTCCAGGTTTTTCTGGGATATTATTTAGATTTTCTTTTCTAAACTCCATAGGTTAAATTTTATCAGTCTAAGTGTTTATTTTCAAATTATGAGATTCTATTCTTCTCCCTTAAGTTTTCTTCTTTTTTCTTTTCTATATTCTTTCAAAATTTTTCTTATTTCCTTAAATTTTTCACTTCCCAATTTTTCATAGACTTTTTTAAAACTTCTAATTTGCTTTAATCTTAGTTCTTCATTGAGGTTTGATATTTCTTTTATGATTTTTTCAATTTTATCAAAGTCAATTTTTTCAGAGTTTATTATTTCTTGTATCTCAATTTCTTTGATTTTTATATTTGATTTAATTTTTTCGGTTTCTTTTTCTAGTTCAAAATAAGCAGATTTCAAGAATTCTACTTCTTCTTTTGAAAGATTTGCTTCTTTTTGGATATCTTCGTTAAGAGCTATAGATCTTAAAATTATTTCAGGGCTTTTTTTTATTAAAAATCTACGAACAGCTTCTTCATGGAATAAAAGAATTAAAGGTATTATTAAGGCACTCATAGCGCTAATTTAATCTGATAGGGTTTGAACCCTTTAATATATTGACGGAATTTAAATTAAATTTGTTCATTTTTTATAATTATTTAGAGTGAAAAAGGCGAAAAAAGAAAGAAAAAGATGTAAAAGGCATCCTGAAAAATTTTTAGTAAGAAAGTGTTTCAGATGTAAAAGGGAAATTTGCTCTTCTTGTGCCAAAAAAAAGTTTAAACACTTTTTTTGTTCAAATAAGTGTAGCTATTTATATTTGCTTGATAATTTCAAAAAAAGTCTAAGGAAGAAAAAGATCTATAAAGATCCCCTTTCGTATCCACTTTTAAGAGTTTTGTTTTTTATGTTTTTCTTTTTATTTGTAATATCTATTTATCTTTTATACAAAAAACCGACTATTGAGATGAAGGAATATTTTATAAAGAAGATTCTGGTAAAAGAAAAAGAAGTTAGACACTTTTATGATGGCTCAATAAAAAGGTTTAATACTGACAAAAAAGAGATATATTTAACCTTTGATGGTGGAAATTATGCTCAGAGGGCAGAGGTTATACTTGATGTATTGAAAGAAAATAATATAAAAGCATCCTTTTTTCTAACAGGGGAGTTTATTAAAAAATTTCCAGAGATAGTAAAAAGAATAATTAGAGATTCTCACGAAGTTTTAAATCATACTTACTCGCATCCACATCTTACCACTTATGAAATAAACGGAAGAAATTTTACAAGAAAGGATATTACACCAGAAAAAGTCTTTGGGGAGCTTTTTAGGACTGAAGAGATATATGAAAAGCTTACGGGAAGAAAGATGGATTATATTTGGAGAGCCCCCTATGGAGAGGAAAATAAGGAAATAATAAGGTGGGCAAGTAGAATGGGTTATATTCATATAAGATGGTCCTTCGACTTTCTTGATTGGAGAAGTGTTGAAGATTATAAAAAAAGATTAAAAGAATTTTTCAAAATAAGGGATAAAAGAGGATATATTTTGCTTTTACATCTTGGTTCACCTGAAAATGATACCGCAGATTATAGGGTTTTTCTTTCGCATTTAATAAAGGAGCTAAAAAATCAAAAATACGAATTTAAAAAGATTTCAGAAGGGTTAAGAAAAGTTTACTATTAATTGACCAACAACTAACTTTATTTTATAGTTTAGTAATATCAAAAAAGGGGGGAATGATGAAAAATTATGTGAATGTTTTATTTATTTTGTTCTTAAGTGGTTTTGAAAACTTAAAGGCTAATTCTCCTATAAGTGAAAATTCTGGCTTTGAAAAGAATCTTGGTCAGATAACAGATTTTGAAGGCAGATCTGTTAATGATGTTCTTTTCAGAATAAAATTAAAGGAATATGGCATATTTATAACAAAAAAAGGAGTTAGTTAT
The genomic region above belongs to Candidatus Hydrothermales bacterium and contains:
- a CDS encoding TolC family protein, which translates into the protein MIELLLISVIHLSEEKAVELSLSNPIIKSKIEEVRALNFSRNQVIKSFLPEIKSNFTYSYSTFVDKITQYVLVGIDPVTFEPIFKPVEVEFGRPERRILNISLEWLLFSSLQRFYLLKMVNTLRDSKTKEKELKEKEIEFTVRILYNQGLFLKAAIEKYKEIIGILDEHVKIAKKRYEAGFTVELDVLRSEVEKKNLETTLSDFEKNYNKVLSLIKTFCNISHEEEVVLVDSLEVDTMLSEKSIKRIDLEMLSKNVEYLEYSKKSAYSNFLPKVFGSINYVYGKPYGFFKDEWGSYFQYYIGLSLDLFDFGKKMDEIRKKDSEKKAVEYILEFLRKKSEEEISSAKREFRAAIRAYESAQKTVELAEKSIKISKSQYEKGYISNSDFLDTLRKSLEAHILYFASLFKLKESKIKYESILYGVSLTF
- the nth gene encoding endonuclease III, translating into MKKSLPELVFEKIEEHSKNLEVPINSLKKIKGNSEFSILISAILSARTKDEVTARVLENFLKRIKNFNDLREIKLDELEKIIYPVGFYRNKAKSLKKLAEVILNEHSGKIPDKFDELVKLPGVGRKVANLVLQEVFKRDEICVDTHVHRISNRLGWVKTKKPEETEKELKALFKKKYWKRINKALVAFGQGICKSIKPRCEICPVEEFCSKILS
- a CDS encoding methylated-DNA--[protein]-cysteine S-methyltransferase — translated: MKDFTVSLKSKIGKILIKFENKKIKKIELSSLQSFSKFEVEGKISKKFFKIIKEFENYLSGKSEDFENSKKLIDYRILSDFQKRVFEELLKVKWGTKITYSELAKRIGGENFKRAVGRCLNKNPFPIVIPCHRVVGKNGISGFSHGTQWKKRLLELEGISI
- the uvrC gene encoding excinuclease ABC subunit UvrC: MEFRKENLNNIPEKPGVYLFFDKKGNLLYVGKARNLRERIKTHMTMEYENPRLRLMLNKIHTFQFITTASEPEALLLENNLIKSKKPKFNIRLRDDKKYPYIKITVNEIFPRIFTTRDLRDDGSLLIGPFHSAKSLRKALRVALKIFPIRTCKYTLPSKRKINPCLDYDLKRCLGPCVSGLVNPEEYREIVKKLVFFFTGNTKSVEDYLLDEIEKLKENLEFEKAARLKDILYSIREISRSQSAVLDERKSIDVLAACSYYPYASVCILRVRNGKLIDMESFILDNPISSDEKDILFSFISQYYLSGIIGSEEVIVEKLREDYYEIEGALKIKRNINISFREPKDEKEEKLIKMAKENAEYKLEEYYSEKKGKTIISKSVVELKENLNLTFYPLHIECLDVSHSFGDERVAAIVVFKNGKKEKKLYRKFKIKTEDIKSDPHMVYEVVKRRFKRLKEENEKFPDLFIVDGGKAQLSAALKALNELNITDVKVCAFAKTFDQLYFPDNKLVMIPKKSDAIKLLRSIRNEAHRFALTYHRDKMVKKIRISELDGIPGIGEKKKIEILKYFGSIERLKGASVDEISKVKGIGKKLAEIIYERLHS
- a CDS encoding polysaccharide deacetylase family protein, giving the protein MFFFLFVISIYLLYKKPTIEMKEYFIKKILVKEKEVRHFYDGSIKRFNTDKKEIYLTFDGGNYAQRAEVILDVLKENNIKASFFLTGEFIKKFPEIVKRIIRDSHEVLNHTYSHPHLTTYEINGRNFTRKDITPEKVFGELFRTEEIYEKLTGRKMDYIWRAPYGEENKEIIRWASRMGYIHIRWSFDFLDWRSVEDYKKRLKEFFKIRDKRGYILLLHLGSPENDTADYRVFLSHLIKELKNQKYEFKKISEGLRKVYY